From Dehalococcoidia bacterium, a single genomic window includes:
- a CDS encoding phosphoribosylanthranilate isomerase has protein sequence MSVAVKICGLRDPAAVEAAVEAGAEFIGFVFAPSPRRVAPEEAAALRRRVPRGGPQIVGVFVNEAPATVRAIADTVGLDIVQLCGAESPQAEWGRPVIRAIRPAGRIPWRALAPWVAGGARLLVDSFKPGTFGGSGELGDWGLAARIARRWPILLAGGLRPDNVAAAIAAVRPWGVDVSSGVETAGRKDPAKIRAFVDQARAAFPKEGERR, from the coding sequence ATGAGCGTCGCGGTCAAGATCTGCGGCCTGCGCGACCCGGCCGCAGTCGAAGCGGCGGTTGAAGCGGGCGCCGAGTTCATCGGGTTTGTCTTCGCGCCGAGCCCGCGCCGTGTCGCTCCTGAGGAAGCGGCCGCGCTCCGCCGGCGGGTCCCCCGGGGAGGGCCGCAGATTGTCGGTGTCTTCGTCAACGAGGCGCCGGCGACTGTGCGCGCGATCGCCGATACGGTCGGACTGGACATCGTGCAGCTCTGCGGCGCGGAGTCGCCGCAGGCGGAGTGGGGTCGTCCAGTCATTCGGGCAATCCGGCCGGCGGGGCGCATCCCTTGGCGCGCTCTCGCGCCATGGGTGGCTGGCGGGGCGCGGCTGCTGGTCGACTCTTTCAAGCCGGGGACGTTCGGCGGGTCGGGCGAGCTCGGCGATTGGGGGCTTGCGGCGCGGATTGCGCGTCGCTGGCCGATCCTGCTCGCCGGCGGGCTGCGCCCGGACAATGTTGCCGCCGCGATCGCCGCAGTCCGTCCTTGGGGCGTCGATGTCTCGAGCGGCGTCGAAACGGCTGGCCGAAAAGACCCTGCGAAGATCCGCGCTTTCGTCGACCAGGCGCGAGCTGCTTTCCCGAAAGAAGGAGAACGCCGATGA
- the trpB gene encoding tryptophan synthase subunit beta codes for MTSVLSRPDSLGRFGPFGGRFVPETLMPALAELEYAFIEARADPGFQSELDRLLREYVGRPTPLTFAERLTAHAGGAKIFLKREDLAHTGAHKINNALGQALLAKRIGKRRVIAETGAGQHGVATATVCARLGLECAVYMGEEDIRRQSLNVFRMRLLGAEVIPVSSGSRTLKDAINEAIRDWVANVRTTHYLIGSAVGPHPYPWIVREYQSVIGREARAAILELTGKLPAAVIACVGGGSNAIGMFYPFAEDAGVRLIGVEAAGAGLETGKHAATLVAGEVGVLHGARSYVLQDEWGQVRETHSISAGLDYPGVGPEHAFFREIGRAEYRAATDAEALEGFQLLCRTEGIIPALEPAHAVLTAVEVARSLPADESVILNLSGRGDKDMQTVAAALGIVL; via the coding sequence ATGACAAGCGTGCTTTCCCGGCCGGACTCCCTCGGCCGGTTCGGTCCCTTCGGCGGACGCTTCGTCCCTGAGACGCTGATGCCGGCGCTCGCCGAGCTCGAATACGCCTTCATCGAGGCGCGTGCTGACCCAGGCTTCCAGTCAGAGCTGGACCGGCTGCTGCGCGAGTACGTTGGCCGGCCGACGCCCCTCACCTTCGCCGAGCGGCTGACCGCGCATGCGGGCGGGGCGAAGATCTTCCTGAAGCGGGAAGACCTCGCGCACACCGGCGCTCACAAGATCAACAACGCTCTCGGTCAAGCGCTGCTCGCCAAGCGGATCGGCAAGCGGCGCGTCATCGCTGAGACCGGCGCCGGCCAGCATGGCGTCGCGACCGCGACTGTCTGCGCGCGGCTTGGCCTCGAATGCGCTGTCTACATGGGCGAAGAAGACATCCGCCGCCAATCGCTGAATGTCTTCCGGATGCGCCTGCTCGGTGCGGAGGTGATCCCGGTCAGCAGCGGCAGCCGGACGCTGAAGGATGCGATCAACGAGGCAATCCGCGACTGGGTTGCCAATGTGCGGACGACCCACTACCTGATCGGCAGCGCTGTCGGGCCGCACCCCTATCCGTGGATCGTCCGCGAATACCAATCGGTGATCGGCCGCGAGGCGCGGGCCGCCATCCTTGAGTTGACCGGCAAGCTGCCGGCGGCGGTAATCGCCTGCGTCGGCGGCGGGTCGAACGCGATCGGCATGTTCTACCCCTTCGCCGAGGACGCAGGGGTCCGGCTGATCGGCGTTGAGGCGGCCGGCGCGGGCCTAGAGACCGGCAAACATGCTGCAACCCTCGTTGCCGGCGAAGTCGGCGTTCTCCACGGGGCGCGGAGCTATGTCCTCCAAGACGAATGGGGCCAAGTGCGGGAGACGCACAGCATCTCGGCCGGCCTCGACTATCCGGGCGTCGGCCCTGAGCATGCTTTCTTCCGCGAGATCGGGCGCGCTGAATACCGTGCCGCGACGGACGCAGAGGCGCTTGAGGGCTTCCAGCTGCTCTGCCGCACTGAAGGGATCATCCCCGCGCTCGAGCCGGCGCACGCCGTGCTGACGGCGGTTGAGGTGGCGCGGTCGCTGCCGGCCGACGAATCGGTCATCCTCAACCTGAGCGGGCGGGGCGACAAGGATATGCAGACCGTCGCCGCGGCGCTCGGGATCGTGCTCTAA
- a CDS encoding SdpI family protein: MAVWLGAINVAAGAAFILLALPLYLRRVPRGWYGARFPNALKSDRHWYAVNYHAGRRMIQLAPVLVVIGLYALVVPIELTAGLTWMFALAPAIVAGLVLIDAYLYSLRLR, encoded by the coding sequence ATGGCGGTCTGGCTCGGCGCAATCAATGTGGCAGCGGGGGCAGCATTCATTCTCTTGGCGCTCCCTCTCTACCTGCGGCGCGTTCCGCGCGGCTGGTACGGCGCGCGCTTTCCGAACGCCCTCAAGTCGGACCGCCATTGGTACGCCGTGAACTACCACGCCGGCCGGCGGATGATCCAGCTTGCGCCGGTGCTCGTCGTCATCGGGCTCTACGCCCTAGTCGTCCCCATCGAGCTGACGGCGGGCCTAACTTGGATGTTTGCGCTCGCGCCCGCGATCGTGGCGGGGCTAGTCCTTATCGACGCCTATCTCTACTCGCTCCGCCTCCGCTGA